tttaatttgaattagttatgattttttgaagattcgaaaaaagatagggatgctgagcatcacccacgcgcgcgcggattcaGACAAGCACGACCGTGCATCCTATCTGAATTTCCTCTTGCGCGCGCGGATCAGTGTCTAAAGCCCCACCTACGCGCGCAGAAATGCTGCAGGATTCCCTGtctgccgaggtttctcggccctAACACCCaacctgcgcgcgcggacagtaagcttggcatactgtccgtacagctcccaaaattttcgtttttcttcgttttttcatgctttttcatggaattaacttccgattttttgtgtagttttgtatttatagatttactattcctaattcaactctaattatcataatgaattaatttaatttttttaaaatttaattcatgatattagtgtaatttgaatttgaaattagtaaatatctatcattttgcttaattatttattttatttttaaatttgattatatcttatcttatttttaaatttaaggtcagatattaaacttttttaaattaattttttttaaaatattttgaccttatttaaatttaaaataagataactataatcatgtaattttaaatagatgtaagatattttgctaacttttaaattttgttattttatttatttaaattaaatttaaaatctgaaaaagatatttaatttatcttttctaatttttatttataaaataacatttaatttttaaaagtagttagcaaattttgaaatgatatttaggttagttgaaacctaatttttcaaaattgtaggtttaattttaaatatatatttttttataatttcgaaatttaaaattaattttatttcttttattttcgaaaaataaattaatattattatttattttatttttcaaaattaaatatatattttttatttaattattaatttttcgaaatttatttaaaattaaataaatcctacttccaactatccaactaaccttgttgcaggagtatatggttttagcttgtttgtaagtttttaaaacctattattacttgattgcaaatagtcatggttaacttgttgagagACCAATAATCTGAATTTTAACTCATgtctcccttggtcaagttaataatttgtaacaggtaaattttacaatcttctttcatctatgtatgacctagcaacatgataggatccatccaagtgtgcaCCTGTGTGaacctatgtgtttattttattatatagatgcatataggttattgctaaataaaatgtcacatcatgatagattttatttaggtccatttagtcattggacctattcaattaataacagttatttattttaaggttaaattcctttcttttaggccttgtgtgagagtttttttttttctttttttgctgGAGAACCAATCTCTATTGCAGAAAACCAGAGGCAAAACAAAGTTCACAAACTGAAAAaccagaaaaagaagaaaaaaaaccagaaaaaagaaaaaaacagcaAATGTTCACATGGCCACAAGAGGGACCAAGTCCTCAGCAGAAAATAAACCAGAAACCGAATGTAAAATCGCCCACTTAGCAAGCTTGTGAGCAGCTAGAACACCAGCCCGGGGTGTCCATTCAATCTTCACGTCAGGGAGAGCATCAAGCATCTCCACCAGCTGCCAGAAAACACCAGCCAGCCGCCAATCCGGAGCCCTCCGAGCATGTAAACCAAGCACCAGCAGTTGACAATCTGAGGCAATAACCATCCGGTTCCAGCCCCTCATAGTACACCACTTCACCGCATGAACTAACGCCACCAATTCAGCCTCCAGTGGCTGAGTTGCCTCATAACACACAGCCATAGCCTCCGACAAATTAACCTCCGAGATAGCCACCACTATCCCAGCTGCAGCACGAAGATCCTTGAACGCTGCATCCACTAGTAACACCGGATTACCTGTGTATAATGCAAACAGGCCGTCTTTGCGTACCACCAGCAGTTGTAGGAGACTCCCAAGCCGAAAGGAGATAGGCAACAGCACTAGTCACCTTGGCAAGAACACCTCTCCAAGTAGGACTGATCTGATCGTGAAAGGCTCTATTGCGGGCAGTCCACAAAGCATCAAACAAGCAAACCCCAAATCTCAGAAATTCACCCAAGACTTCCGCATCAGCACCTTTCAAGAACTCCGGAGATAAGAGCCACACCACCATGTCTCTAGGAGCACCAAAGTTAAGTGTATCACTTCTAATAGCCCACCGACTTGCAAACCACACGGCCTTAGCAAGCGGACACTTGAAGAATAGGTGTAGGGCCGAGTCCTCCGCTGCACCACAGATCACACATGTAGTGCTATTGCCGAAGATCCTTTGAAGCCGGTTCCCAAACGGGATGATATCTCTACAAAGTTTCCACAGAAACATTTTCAACCGCTCGTTGAGTTGAAGCTTCCAAATCCGGAGCCAAATTTGATCTGTCTCACCCCAGCGACTCTTGATAATGGATTTATAAGCCACGCTAGGGGAAAACATACCATTAGTAGCATCTTTCCACACGAGAAGATCATCTTGAGAGCTGGGCAACCGCTGAATTAGATGCAGAGAGCTAGCCACACTTGGTACGAACCATCTTTGAACCAAACTAGCTATCCACTCTCTGTCTGCTCCAATCAGGGTGGAGACCTTAATTGGATTCGGTACACACAATGGATTGAAGGCAGCTCTAGACTTATCCCAATCTAACCAAGGTATCCATGGGGAGGCCCACAAATCCGCCTTCCCCCCATCTGCAAGGACCCAACAAGCTTCATTACGAATCAGATCCCTCGTCGCCATGATTCCTTTGGCCCCGAAAGAAGCATTCCTTGGCAGATCCGAATTCCAAAAAGCCTTCTCCCTATTCCCCCAATACTTAGCTTTAAAGACCTTACACCATAAGGAATCCTCCTCCTTTGCAAGTTTCCAACCAAGCTTCGCCACCAAGGCAAGGTTAACATCTCCGAACTTCTTGAAATTTAGCCCACCTCTATCCAGAGGTAAGCAAAGAGAGTTCCAATCACAAAGAGCTAGGAACCGATCCTTAGACTCACTACCCATCCACCAGAACTTCCGAACAGCCTGGTCCATCTCATGACACAAGGATTTGGGGAAAAGGTAGGTAGCCATAGAATACACCGGGGTACTCTGAGCAACAGCGCGAATCAGAGTGGACCTACCCGCTTGGGATAAGAGCTTGCATCTCCACCCTTCAATCTTTGAACAAATCTTGTCCTTAATGTACCTCAGGTCTTTAGTCTTACTATTCGACCAGATAATCGGGTTCCCCAGGAATCTATCCTCCTTGCCAAGCTTCCGGAACCCCAGAAACTGCGATAACTCAGCCTGGATGTCTTCATTGACATTTTTAGAACAAATATAAGCAGATTTCTGGACATTCAGGCATTGGCCAGACCAAGAACCAAAGAGTTGGACAACATCCATCACAACCCCCACTTCTTCAAGATTGGCTTTACAGAAAACAAAGATATCATCCGCATACATTAAATGAGAGATGGAGGGGCTCTGAGGGCTAACCTTAAAACCCGAGAGCAATCCTGTCTCTTCCTTTCGCAATAGCATCCTTGAAAGCACCTCGCTACACAAAATGAAGAGATAGGGCGAAATAGGATCGCCTTGACGAAGGCCTCTACCAGGGCAGAACTGTTTCAGCGGGCCTCCATTTAGTAAGATCGAAAAGGACACAGAGCTAATGCATTTCATAACCAGTTGGATGAATCTGGAATCAAAACCAAAAGCCTCCATGGTTCTTCTCAGGAAACTCCACTCAATCCGGTCATAAGCTTTGGACATATCCAGCTTGAGACCAACAAACCCCTCTCTCCCCTTTAACTTGTTGAAAGAGTCCAGAACTTCATGAGCCATTATACTATTCTCAGCGATCCATCTCCCCGGAACAAAGGCCGACTGGTAAGGCGAGATTAGCTCCTGCAGGAGGGGCCGAAGTCTGTTTGCCAAGATCTTGGAAATAATCTTATATGTTTTGATGAGTTCCGCCCCAtaagccttgtgtgagagttgggagccatagaagtgggtacgacatactgaacccagcaccccctcacatgaactaccccaattgtgaaggcccgtttgcctgatttaaataactgtactaggttaattatattagtttgacctaataaaattgaattagcaacataattaacttttaaaatatatgaaatttattttcattttaatattttaaagttaattttaagaaaaacacttttagttttagatattatttctagacaaactatttgtatttttcttgtatttaattaaatatagaattttaactaactagattctttgtggagcttatttaattaaatattcctatttaagttataaattagttgtatcaactgatttttcttatctaacttaaatttgaatattttatttaaattttaaattaagttgaggaatcctaggcattagttattaaagattcttaagatattttttaagttaatatcttttcgaatattagcttaaaatggaatattttagatattttttttgttaatatcttttcgaatattaacttaaaaagaaatcttcaaattaagtggttgtaacttaatttttgatatttaattaaatctaaatttgaaattatttaagttttagatttttttttctatataacttaaattagatatttttcaaatttttattgaaaagatacttagtcaaataagatattttctagatagttatttccagactacttattatttctaatatttaatagaaaaatattataaattgtaagattaattatttaaataatttattttggtacaattttatttaagtatatttttcctagtattaaactagaaattaataattaagccttctctacacttaattatttatttcttgaatttaatgcattcaattaacttgaaaaatttaaatatctaagttgattttcatcatgatacttaaatatttatttttcatgacacttaattaaatagaaaaaatatttttaggttgaaatttaatttttcaacttaaatttaaataatttttcaaaatatatatagttttctttattttattaatcaatttcgaaaaattacattttatttatgcaatattttttgaatttatcttgaaaaatagattgagttgtaaattaattatttattttaattaattcttgggccaacttaaatcaatgattttttcatttaattgattaatttaaaataaatgaatttaaaatatatattattagaaattgaattaattagtcaaaagaaaatctagataggtgatatttttgcttgaagtttttcttgtctatttttttttttattattttcgaaatttgtatatttttatatatatactttatttttcgaatacaataaatatattctcaagaaaatttttaagttgctaattaatctaatttaattcaacttaaattaatttccttaatatttatatttaagattattactaagatggaaataattaattttatttcaatcaccatctaagtataattttataaatattatattaaattcttatttttgaattttaattctaaattttgaatttaatgagaatttatttattagaataataaagaaaatacattttaaagaatgagctttattattattaagaaattcgatctccattgttggttttacatcgcgtttgttttagtgagtaatcctccctaatggaggaacgttcattagcaatttcgcaccgtttaatctcgaaagataagtagtttgtaagtgttttgtatggtatagatcaccctaatggtggcgaccatatttgacttgcaaattgcgaaacaatggtagtagctcataagatagaatagccttgactctcgcctaaacgggacaacgctggattcaaatcttgatcgaataaaaggttgctagaatgtttaacattttagatgagctgacaactctattcaatagatgggagctttgactctcgcctaaacgggacactgatatcagtttattgaaaaaccttagaaattatttaggattgaattttttaagtattttctcatatcattcctacttgctatgtgcttataatttctgaattgattttgttttaaaccattattaatttctatttgttgatttctattatattgtagtatcctgtattatcaaaatgagtcccatgttatcactgttgactgaaaacaagctgaatggatctaactttaataagtggaatgagagcattaatattgctctcataggagaaagtgccttgtttgttttaactgagccgtcacctgaagtgcctggggacaatgcttccaaagctgtgaaagaaaagtacgagcgttggcagaaagcaaatgacaaagctctatactttatgctttctagcatggttgacaccctcaaaactcggttttctaaaaccgagaaggctgctgaagttatgacgaagttaaatgagctattcggtaaggcatcacttcagtcacgctttgacgcgactaagaagtacattaatgcacggatggaacctcatcaaaacgtgcatgaccatgttctcctaatgtcaagttatttccaagaagtaCAGGATCATGGTggtgaaatggacagtgctactgaagtaagtcttatcttgaatagcctgactccagcatttctaccatacacatcaaattatgtcatgattaagaaggaaattgactttcatgaattagtcaatgaccttcaaacttatgaaaatttgattggaggacccaagaagaaataaagtaaacctcacaatcctgggaatggtaatgagacgatgaaacctgaagcaaatgttgcctctgcttcgaaacccaaatcgaagaagaagtggaagaacaccaagaagtgaacaaaagccatgaagaataaaaaggctgctccttctggtgatgctacacataaaggaaagtgtttctactgcaatgaaaagggtcattggaaaccccaatgtcctaaacttcttgcaaagaaataaggtatttctatttataaactttaagagttttagtgaattattatccaattggatttatgattctggactaactttgtttatttgttttcttcttcttataggccaagctacttgaactcaaatgagttggatcggaaagctggaccaagggtgaaatcgtccagatgaagatgaagctcttcaatttttttttttgaattaattgttttagtttaaagacaatttggatttcaaattttagttagggatatttatacctgtttttctcatattgttgcaatacattttttttattttattatcaataaagtttatttattttcgaattcaaccattacaatttatgagaatgagcttcatttattttatcttcatcaactattaccacattatatttatatgtttgtatgtgtaagtgtttttattattgatgcaaattctataatatttacaactcttcatagagttatattaaataaacactagaaactatttctatgtttattaataattgttcattctaatacaattattaagaatttgtttaataaaaggatcttttgatctgataggggtggagaaaagttaagaaaactatgcagttcaacgatcttttatatctaatgaactctggatagtattcaactccacataaactctatcacacttagagaattatGATCTTTactacctttaggggtggatcataatctctatatacttaggggtggaggttatccacaagtaccctatatgtatattcttaggggtggagtctattccacaattccctatgtgacacatattttctttaaacatggaagtaatataatgagttagctattatcaatataaattcttgatcttgattgtatgttccattttgttttactattgtaagtaaaaagtttgatacctatgaaagttctttgataaagtttcacactaccttaattgagtgggagaattttaaaattctatacccatcttcatcgggttgatacttgtgatagatacttaagaacactactgaaaagcaaatctaaccattcacatggagaggaatagcttatcagaattatgagaataagataaagaactctagatcagtctattcgaatgacttgaacctagaattcttaatcctcataaaattttatggtatcttaatcttgattactttatctctggcatgtatttttcacttcaaatactaatctgctatgttgatgacttagtcttaacttaaagttttagactaatacaaaagtcacaactaggtaactctccaaacaatcagaggttaaaagtattatttaaccagacatctgctattgagtgggagctatctgagatgtaatcaaatagggaacattagaagatattcaagaaagatttatgaaagtgatctatatgttagatattaaggaactgtgtatcagttgtcctggtatctcaccaactcatttcgagatctttgagatggtgcttactttaggggtggaggaattattctataataattcaagctctaccagagaagagttataactttgtaaatttcgaaaatccaagaaagttatatcactgaagaaaagtctacactgtattatctcaattacatattttaaaatatgagagatatgtcttctgtttattcagatgtacttttaaaacagtaaagatttcagtatcccttgatgagtaaagcatatagtaaaggatgtttcataagtgaatttatgaactagtttccagaagtatgggtggattcaaatatactacacttgatctgaagatcaagacatcagattgtcctatttgcacagtttgttttatattagtgcaagtgggagtttgttggattttatgccctaaataaaactctttacaatctgattagttatcaatataagaaatttgaagtgattgatgtttgcatgaattctacatgctaatggtttaaatatgtttattacatttacacacagaatcagttaaatccagatcatatgtttattcacaattaaagtattgtcaacacagtggaatgtgattgtgatcatatgaatcaaaagttttggtccgtgtttcatcagtgttattggatttacactaatgtgataatcagcaatgatgtatacttacacttggagtaagtgttatgttctttccaggacattagtaaagtatactagttttgaatgtatggagtatacattggactggaccgatattgcaactaagttaagatattacaaacttagcgttatatatatctttccaagtcaatatcagtagttgatcttaagattaaaagaatctaaatcctgatatgcttaggctcaactcaggagtactattcatgttctttgatttattagttaagcctagttttagttcagggtgatacgtatattttgggaccatgatagtatgattgagtgggagtgctgaacataaatatggaatctatagcttctactggtgtatagaagtcaagtgatgattcccttcgagcttagcaaatagaagtaaatggatgagctcttgtttaactgactaatcattagatcactaaacaccatttacaggtagctaagtgttttaaggggcaaaatacattgaggggtaagaacggtaaagaaatcccatcttgatgtagatcatctatatagaggatctttaaatcacaataagattataacaatggttaaatgagagagcatattgatatcgtggaacatataatatgctctatataagtctgagagtgcaattctaagttctaagagtggattcaacgaagaattaataagtaggaatttacttggtaaatttggttcacttattggaagctcagcatatagatccatggtccccattctagttgagaacattctgcttgtaagactcattaattgattcgtgattgatcaattataattctaaagttagactatgtctaattttatgaattttcactaagcaggggtgaaattgtaaagaaaagagattctaggtttatttatttatcaatggactttatatgtccagtcaataattaaattaaatgacaatattatttaataatctattttagttattaaataattagttttggcatttaaaaggttagaattggaaaattggcgtttttgagaaaatagaaataaaatttgataaaattgcaaaatcaagtggggcccactaacacaccatggccggccacttattgtgggattttaaattaatattttcattattttaatgccaaataattcctaacctaaacctagtagttgcctataaatagaaagtgatggctcagtcaaatcacaagttttcaataaccttttctgacagattTTTCTGaattcagaaaactgagccttccccactttcaatacctggccgaaatccctcttctcttttcttcttcataaatttcgaatcctagtgaaagagtgagtgcccacacacagcaagcagtaactcaatcatagattagaagactgtgaaggatcaaacttgaagaagaaggacattcgggctcagatcttgattatactctgctacagaaaggatacgagggttagaggtctgagtggaaggagacattaattccgctgaatcaatgtaaggttttcttaactttatatgtgtttaatttatcgttttagaaagttcatatttagggtgtttaaacaacatacttgtgagtagatctaagatcctggtaaataaattccaacaccacCTCCCACACTTGTATATAATGATTCCATATGGGAGATGGATCAAAAAGTTAACAACTTTCGATTATATGGCATGATGGAGCTTTATGCCACATAAGCTGGAGTGCGCAACATTCCAAGGCTTATGTGGCATAGGTTATCTACTGCAAAAGAGTCAGTGTAATATCCAAGATTAGTATATGGATTAGAAACTCTAATTAAAATAGATTAATTATAATtgagtaattatattattatataattaattatgtaaaattatttaaaaattattacatttaaGACCCTATTTATAAGTGAAGGGTATTTTTTATAATTCTAAACTGAGAAAgataaatttgtaattttgatatatattgtGCTAATAGACTATACTATTATATAGAAAGCTCATATTATCTTGATGTAGGTGATTTTGACAAGTTGGTACGGTATAGTCACAATAAGGTATTTTGGCTCGAATCGGGTTTGGGGTCCAAAATTCCTGAACTTTGTAATTAGagcataatttaaattatataaatgtgtGATTATATTGGTGTGGTTCTTAATTGTTGTTTATATTGATTTTGTCTCTAAGGGCAAAATAGTCTTTtgattaatttttctataatgAAGTACATGATTCATTTTGtgaaaattaaaggaaaaaaaaaattattttctggtTCTCTATCTCTCAAACTGACCCCCTCTCCCTCTCTCAAtcacttttgtaatttttttagagaATCTTGAAGATTTGAATCCATTTCTTTGGTGGATTTTGAGATTGGAACCTTGAGGTTTTTTAAGTCATAAATTTAATCTTTgaattgaaattatttttaattgaaaatgcTTATTATTGAGCTAaaattgcatgttaaattttgcTTGGTTTGTTGATGAAAGTCTTGTTTATAAAGCTAAGTTTTGGTTGTAAATTAgctaatta
This region of Cannabis sativa cultivar Pink pepper isolate KNU-18-1 chromosome 7, ASM2916894v1, whole genome shotgun sequence genomic DNA includes:
- the LOC133039721 gene encoding uncharacterized protein LOC133039721, yielding MAHEVLDSFNKLKGREGFVGLKLDMSKAYDRIEWSFLRRTMEAFGFDSRFIQLVMKCISSVSFSILLNGGPLKQFCPGRGLRQGDPISPYLFILCSEVLSRMLLRKEETGLLSGFKVSPQSPSISHLMYADDIFVFCKANLEEVGVVMDVVQLFGSWSGQCLNVQKSAYICSKNVNEDIQAELSQFLGFRKLGKEDRFLGNPIIWSNSKTKDLRYIKDKICSKIEGWRCKLLSQAGRSTLIRAVAQSTPVYSMATYLFPKSLCHEMDQAVRKFWWMGSESKDRFLALCDWNSLCLPLDRGGLNFKKFGDVNLALVAKLGWKLAKEEDSLWCKVFKAKYWGNREKAFWNSDLPRNASFGAKGIMATRDLIRNEACWVLADGGKADLWASPWIPWLDWDKSRAAFNPLCVPNPIKVSTLIGADREWIASLVQRWFVPSVASSLHLIQRLPSSQDDLLVWKDATNGMFSPSVAYKSIIKSRWGETDQIWLRIWKLQLNERLKMFLWKLCRDIIPFGNRLQRIFGNSTTCVICGAAEDSALHLFFKCPLAKAVWFASRWAIRSDTLNFGAPRDMVVWLLSPEFLKGADAEVLGEFLRFGVCLFDALWTARNRAFHDQISPTWRGVLAKVTSAVAYLLSAWESPTTAGAFKDLRAAAGIVVAISEVNLSEAMAVCYEATQPLEAELVALVHAVKWCTMRGWNRMVIASDCQLLVLGLHARRAPDWRLAGVFWQLVEMLDALPDVKIEWTPRAGVLAAHKLAKWAILHSVSGLFSAEDLVPLVAM